The DNA segment GGCGGTGACAGTCAGGCGTGCACTGGTGGAGACACCGCCGAGTTCCATCATAGCGCTACCGACAACCTGTCTCTCCTTTACGAGATCCTTATTGCCCGTATCGGCGTAATCATCCGCCTCAGAGGAGCTAAGCGAGGCCCGCTGATAACGCAGATTCAATTCGTGAAGCGATGGAGCGCGTTCGTGATACCCGGCCGATAGCAGAAAAAATGATTTCTCGTTGTCGGAGAAAAGCATCAGCGATGCCGACGGCATGGCGCTGAAACCTTGGACCTTTTCGACGCCGCCGATCATCGCCCAGCGCAAACCGGGGTTCAATCGCGCCACGCGAATAGTGGCCTTTCCCCCGTTGCGATCGAATTCATCGAAGCCATCCTTGAAAATCTTCCTGTCCCCCTCGATTTCGGCGGTAAAGATCGAATTGCCGGAGGACCACTCACGAACCAAAAACAAGCCATCTCCGTTTATGTCGAACCTGCCTTTGTAGGTACCATCTATGTTTGACCCCTGCTTGAGATAGCTGTAACCGATTTCCGTTCGAACGGTGTGTTCGGGGTTGTGTTTCTCCAGAGCGATCTGCGCCTTGCGGTCAATACGGTTGCGTTCGAGAACGGCGCCCGCTTCTTCGGGCTTCACGCGGAAGAGTCCGCCACGACTGTAAAGCTGCCCGGAAAATCTGATGCCATAATCGATGCCCAGCGGCTGAAACAGTCGGCCGGTGTATTGGTATTGATCGTCCCTGCCGGCGGGGATGAGACCGGAGGTATTGCGATACCCAATTGACAGATCAAGGTCTCTGCCTGAAATGAACTTCTTCGAATATTTCCCCCGCACATAGTTGTAATCGAACGATCCCTGGTCGACCATGAAAGCGCTCTCGGGCGTATAGGTGTCCGGCTCTTCGGGTAATGTCACCATCGTCGCGATTGCCTGGTCGCCCCCGAATAACTGACCGGCAGGGCCGGGCAATATATATATGTGATGATCAAGCTCCATGGGAATATCGTTGAAATCTATCATTCCATCGGGCTGGACAACATGCTCAAACGGTGAGAGCGCCAGTCGATTGGCGACCACATTGAGGCGGTTACCGGTCAGACCGAAAGGCTGAACGGTCTTGCGCATTGGTGTCGCACTGTAATCACGAACCGTGTATGATGGGTTGAAACGAAAGTAGTCACCGGCATCGTGATAAAACGAGCGGTCCACTTCATCGCGCAGATCGAGCCTCGGAGTCGTAAAGTAGGTGAGAACGCTATCGAAAAAGACAATCGATGGCTTTCGCTCCTTGCGGCTCTCCTGAAAATCTTCGCGCTTCTGCTGGAATTCGAGGATGGACTTCTGGGCGCCTGTCAGGCTGTCAGTCATAATCAGACTGTCTGCCATAGTTGAGTCCAGCGGCAAGGCCTCTTGGACCGGGGGGACGTACAAGGTATCTTCCTCCTGCGCGGCAATGCCGGAGACAACAATAAGCGATGACATTAAAATCAGAATGCGTTTCATGCGGCCCTCTCCCTGTTATACACAAATCGGGCCGGCCGGAACAACAATGAAAAGATGATCATGTTAGTTACCAGTGATATCAGCGACCACAGCATGCCCGCCACGAACCGGGGCCAGAACGGCCTGAACACCCAGGCATCGACAATATTCACCGGCAGGTAGAACAAAAACGTGCAAGCAGTCGCGCTGATGATAAGAGCGTAGGTAAGCTTCCTTCCGGCAAGTTCCACATATCCCAGACGGTGGAAGAATGCCCCCACCAATCCGCTGAGAGACGTCCCGGCAACTTGAGCGACCATAATCGGCGGCGCGGCAGGACCGAACGGATTGAGGATTGTCCAGAGGGCCATCCCCATCGCTCCAACGAGAAGCCCCGGACCAACGCCCCACATCACCCCCGCCAGAAAAACTATAAAGAATATCAGGTTGACATTAGGCAGGTATGACAAACCCCACGACAGCACATAAATAAGCGCTGAGAACAGCGCTATCCGGGGTATCAGCCGCAGCCTTAAACTCATCTGATCACAAGGACCTTTGTTTTTTCTTCGGTCAAAAGAACCTTATCGTCTCGGCTCGCGAAAAGCTGCGCTACCGCTATGTAGACGCCGGAGGCAACCTCTTTGCCGGAGGCGTTTCGAAGGTTCCATTCAATCCAGTACTCGCCAGTCTCAGGATCGGAATCAGCGATCTCGTCGATGCGGCCGACGTGATCGCCGGCAACGCTGAAAATATCGCAGACAATGTATGGATCGTCAGTATAGTACCCGTAAATAGGAACCCCCAGCGAGTCGGTCGGCACCTGAAACTTGAAACTAATTCCGTTGTCGCCCAACTCACTCGCTACAGCCGGATTCGGATAAGGCGTGAACATAGCGGCCGGCAGGTTCAGACGAGTGGAGTCAAGGACGGTGCGCTCCGATTCTACCGAGTAGCTTATCAAAAACAGGTTGAAAGGATTATACAGGTCGTTGATCGGCGACGCCGGCGCAAACATCATGGTTGCCGAACGGTATCGCTGCAAGTCGCTTATATAGAAAGAAAATTCATGGTTCGTTGCTGTAGTAAGGGTCGATTCAGCAACAACGGTGGAGTCGATATTCTCCTGCAACTGAAAAACGGTATTGAATCCCCAATCGTAAGGAAAATCCGAATCAAGATCAACCGTGATGGTAAATACCGAGTCGACGTGCACAATGTCATAATCACCGGGGGGTCCGTCAACCTGAACGGAATCATTACAGGCCGGGAATGTTCCATCAAGACATGCCCAGTAAGTGGTATCCGGAACAAGGTTCTGCAGGCCATTCAATTTCAGATAGAAAGCGCCGTTGTGGTCAGGCGAGAAAATATTCTCCCATTCGCCAACGTTTATCGGCTCCGTGTAGTCGGTGTGAACAGCCATGTTGCTGTCACCGGGCAGTTCCAGAAATTCCTCGAGATAGCTGTTTCGCTCGGAATAACCGATACCGTCAGGAGCCATGTGGGCTCTTGAACCGGTATAGTAGTTCCACAGCATAAATTCATGGAACGAAGAGGCAAAAGATTCGTCTCCCCCGGTATACGTACTGATGACATTGTCGGTTGATTCCAGGAAGTCATCGGTCCCCATCCCGAGGGTAGCGCAGCCAAGCCAGATATCTCTGATTAGATTCGGACTGTACTTTTCAGACAGAAACAGCGGATAGAGCATGCTCGAGTAGGGATGGAGGTCGAAGCTGTTTATGAATCTTCGAATCGAGGCATAGGGTTCACGAAAGAAGAACGGGAGATAGAAGTAATAGTCATTGATCTGGTCGTACATTTCTTCTTCCATCCAGGTCGCCGACATTTCCATCCAGGCACTCCGGTAGGCAGTTGTGTCGAGAGAGACGAAAGCGCCTTCGGTGAAATCTATGCCGTACTGAACGACGTGAAAGAATTCGTGGGCGCAGGTGACTCTAACGGCGTCGAGCGGGCGGTCTTGATATTCACTGAATTCGGCGTAGTCATTATCTATCAGCATAAAAGCTGTGGCCCTGCTACTGGCCGTGGTACCGTCGATATGAACCGAGTCCAAATAGGTCATTCCGTATACGGCGAAACTGAAATTGACCAAATATACATCGAACTCCGGTCCGGCGGGGTCGTAAGAGCCGTCACTCGGTGGCGGCGGATAGCCGAGGTCGTCCACCAGATGCGAATAGACTTCGTCGAAGATAGCTGCAACCGATTCGGGGTAGCCGCTGGCAACGGCGTTGTCGCCCGATGTCGTGTAGTGGACGCGAAAAATCCCTGACGGTGACACTAGTGATTGATCCAAACCGGCCGGGCGCTCCGCTGCCTGCGTTCCCAGTTCCTTGAGAAGGTTGGGGTCGAGCTTATCCTGATTCAGAACGAAATCCCTGATTGCGGGCGTGCCGCACTTGACGGGAAGTTCGCCCATTTGCTCAAAGGCCGTACTGAGTGATGTTGCCTGGCTTCGGCTCATCTGGCCGGTAGCATACATGTATGCCTGAATAATCTCAACCTGCGTTTCCCGGCTCAATTGGTCGGCAAAGGCAGCGGCCGCCAGACAGACGAGAGCAGCGGTGACAATAATGGATACTTTCAAACTCGCCTCACTTTTTCAATTCCTTTAACTTCTCCAGACATTCGTAAGGTACCTTTTGCGAACCTACGGCGTCATACCGGGCGTTCAGCCCGTGGAAATCCGAACCTCCGGTAACGAGCAGACGGTGCCTGTCGGCCAGATGGCGATAACGATCCACCTGGGATTGCTGGTGCGATGGATGGTACGCCTCAACACCGTCAAGTCCAAAACCAATCAGCATATCAAGATATTTGTCTTTGTCGCCTATCCCGGGGTGAGCCAGAACCGCCAGACCATCGGCCTGATGAATAAGCTCCATAGCTCTCTGCGGAGTGAAATTCACCTTTGGCACATAAGCCGGACCATCATTGCCTATATACTTGACGAATGCCTCCTCATAGGTATTCGTGGCTCCGCGCTGGAAAATGGCTTTCGCTACATGGGGACGACCGACAACCGTGCCGTGCGACTGCTTCAGTACATCGTCGAAGGTAATGTCGACACCAAGCTCATTGAGTTTTTCCACCATCAATTTTCCTCGCCGGCTCCGGTGGCTCTGGAAATCATCAAGAGCCTGCCGCAACTGTGAATTGTCCGGGTCGAACATATAGGCCAGAAGGTGCATGTCGGCGTCATCCACCGTTACGGAAAGTTCAACGCCCGTTATCAGTTCCGGGTCATCTTTGTCCATCAGCTTTCTGATGGCCCGAAAGCCCTGAAGGGTATCATGGTCAGTGACGGAAAAGGCCTGTATGCGGCTGTTTCTCACAAGCTCCAGCAACTCTTCCGGTTGACTCGCGCCGTCAGAGTAGCATGTGTGGAGATGTAAGTCAACATACCGCTTCATCTACAGTTTGCTTTCTACCCGTTTTTTAATCCTCTGAGCTATCTGCTGACCTTCTTTAATGATTTCGTTGGCTTCGCCCTTCATTTTGCTGACGAACTCTTTATCGCTGATTGAGGTGAGGTTTATTTTGACGTTGTACC comes from the Candidatus Zixiibacteriota bacterium genome and includes:
- a CDS encoding MXAN_6640 family putative metalloprotease; protein product: MKVSIIVTAALVCLAAAAFADQLSRETQVEIIQAYMYATGQMSRSQATSLSTAFEQMGELPVKCGTPAIRDFVLNQDKLDPNLLKELGTQAAERPAGLDQSLVSPSGIFRVHYTTSGDNAVASGYPESVAAIFDEVYSHLVDDLGYPPPPSDGSYDPAGPEFDVYLVNFSFAVYGMTYLDSVHIDGTTASSRATAFMLIDNDYAEFSEYQDRPLDAVRVTCAHEFFHVVQYGIDFTEGAFVSLDTTAYRSAWMEMSATWMEEEMYDQINDYYFYLPFFFREPYASIRRFINSFDLHPYSSMLYPLFLSEKYSPNLIRDIWLGCATLGMGTDDFLESTDNVISTYTGGDESFASSFHEFMLWNYYTGSRAHMAPDGIGYSERNSYLEEFLELPGDSNMAVHTDYTEPINVGEWENIFSPDHNGAFYLKLNGLQNLVPDTTYWACLDGTFPACNDSVQVDGPPGDYDIVHVDSVFTITVDLDSDFPYDWGFNTVFQLQENIDSTVVAESTLTTATNHEFSFYISDLQRYRSATMMFAPASPINDLYNPFNLFLISYSVESERTVLDSTRLNLPAAMFTPYPNPAVASELGDNGISFKFQVPTDSLGVPIYGYYTDDPYIVCDIFSVAGDHVGRIDEIADSDPETGEYWIEWNLRNASGKEVASGVYIAVAQLFASRDDKVLLTEEKTKVLVIR
- a CDS encoding PHP domain-containing protein, which gives rise to MKRYVDLHLHTCYSDGASQPEELLELVRNSRIQAFSVTDHDTLQGFRAIRKLMDKDDPELITGVELSVTVDDADMHLLAYMFDPDNSQLRQALDDFQSHRSRRGKLMVEKLNELGVDITFDDVLKQSHGTVVGRPHVAKAIFQRGATNTYEEAFVKYIGNDGPAYVPKVNFTPQRAMELIHQADGLAVLAHPGIGDKDKYLDMLIGFGLDGVEAYHPSHQQSQVDRYRHLADRHRLLVTGGSDFHGLNARYDAVGSQKVPYECLEKLKELKK